From Coffea arabica cultivar ET-39 chromosome 9c, Coffea Arabica ET-39 HiFi, whole genome shotgun sequence, one genomic window encodes:
- the LOC140014125 gene encoding uncharacterized protein, whose amino-acid sequence MDVSKQPPNRIWIGEDQEGFWQEVEYESWPQFCGFCTRFGHTEGDCYRKNPDLKPSKNLVMKAGKAMEVYRPKSRPGTLPEALVTQLASPQLTVGVLVPGQASEGGIDVSIAPEEAACSDMGDVKGSPQADIGMSVTDVALGSVATAGTAVAAQAFADASERGPLGVEHGKEEGKDCGGEGKECRQNEQNEEVVVVSSNSFAVLHSLSDMEVRDFERDPSRSASHVRTPSQRHRRLCSDGDKPGELVSREQLNQFHRQLLHRQVGESGEGQEQDGVEKVKQQEVAEYGQPAALRKGGRSVKANLNQIRLLVLLEPLSDTPQLEVVRRLLGFDCSLGALNNKVWVFWYNDMTLNFKELAEQLLHMHVTFSSGCSIQFSAVYARCTRVGRRDLWATMGALAGEVVGPWLLAGDFNVISSMEERAGGSPANERNMEEFNDSIGNCGLTEVPFDGSVFTWTNGRVWQRLDRALMNQDWAGGYEFSHVSHLCRGRSDHAPLLISCQNGGSIKRPFKFLNVWRRHSGFLEVVQQGWAMPVKGDGMTKFVQKLRAVKGCLRGWNVQVFGNIFNRVREAEVDLKQREAQYDIQRDSGSISALEEAKAIHARSLAWECEYWRQKAGIRWLQVGDANTAFFHSRCRQRRNVNFVARIKDQSGTWVEDIQDIKRSAVDFFASLLASEQHGWQAPGFPFTLPHLAAADNAMLSAPPDVEELKGVVFALQADSAPGPDGFGAGFYQACWDIIKSDLLDAVQAFFQGLRLPRSFTSTSILLLPKVTGASQWKDFRPISLCNVCSKIISKIVSDRLGRVLPALVDPWQTGFVPGRGITDNILLTQELVADLDRRLRHPNLMLKLDMEKAYDRVEWSFLLFMLRKFGFEEQVVDIIFRLVSNNWFSVLVNGEAAGFFKSSRGLRQGDPVSPALFVLIAEFLGRGVHHLLANQPGRLFVSSGTPVPYLTFADDMLIFTRCSEECLSAIKEFLTAYQEASGQRVNCSKSSFFLPSGATSQQEEVVHSILGFHRQSFPFTYLGAPIHKGRQRSVLFDDIVSKMRARLGHWSSKLLSFGGKLVLARHVLASLPMYLLQVLDPPKAVLSRLGRICNSFLWDHQGERRIHWSSWDKLCFPYDEGGLEFRSFKDMARAFSAKLWWRFRLGDSIWATFMQAKYVKGSHPSEVSAMRATATWRRLEAIGPVVEPHIRWSLGEGLVDFWKDRWVFHEPLQQVVVSLERPHFLVSEFLTLGGWDERRLARWVPEFVVRAIIDIPFDLAQKDRMVWLPSPSGCFSVKSAWEVLRGRRHHSLVDSLLWPSVLPVKMSFLAWRVVRNALPLDAALRSRGLALPSRCGCCYLEEEALLHVFLTGPVTSEVWRRVSGRFGFQLQNCWSMASVFVAWYLSSPSSSKNHIRAFMPVVVCWFLWLARNQERYHGVRWGSIKIIHEVDVFLEQLGRANRLHRSHFTGDADCDLFRSVQAPPRRRTPRAIAWVKPLPGVLKLNSDASVNQGRASGGGLLRDSQGKLIFAFYKEFGEQDVLSAESLALLFGLNLCLQRGLRPSVVEVDSKALVQLVVSGAIAKWPLCNILRKIRSLLEGFSATVSHIFREANSSADRLAAVGASGICIYDHIHQVPAIVRATIVLDARGVPGVRWFDKEG is encoded by the exons ATGGATGTATCCAAGCAACCTCCAAACCGTATCTGGATTGGGGAGGACCAGGAGGGTTTCTGGCAGGAAGTGGAGTACGAAAGCTGGCCGCAGTTTTGTGGGTTTTGTACCCGATTTGGTCATACAGAAGGGGACTGTTATAGGAAGAATCCGGATCTCAAACCATCCAAAAATTTGGTCATGAAGGCAGGGAAGGCAATGGAGGTTTATCGGCCTAAGAGTCGACCAGGGACGCTGCCGGAGGCTTTGGTTACTCAGTTGGCGTCGCCCCAGCTCACTGTTGGGGTTTTGGTTCCTGGCCAGGCCAGTGAAGGGGGTATTGACGTCTCTATTGCACCAGAGGAGGCTGCGTGCTCGGACATGGGGGACGTCAAGGGGTCTCCACAGGCTGACATTGGTATGTCCGTGACAGATGTTGCGCTTGGGAGTGTGGCGACTGCTGGGACTGCGGTAGCCGCACAGGCGTTTGCTGATGCGTCAGAAAGGGGTCCACTCGGGGTGGAACATGGCAAGGAAGAGGGGAAGGATTGTGGGGGGGAGGGGAAGGAGTGTAGGCAGAATGAGCAGAATGAAGAGGTGGTTGTGGTGTCCTCTAATTCCTTCGCGGTGCTGCACTCACTGTCGGATATGGAGGTGCGGGATTTTGAGCGTGACCCATCCAGGTCGGCGAGTCATGTGCGGACACCCAGTCAGAGGCATAGGCGTCTTTGCTCGGATGGGGACAAACCAGGGGAACTGGTGTCGAGGGAGCAGTTAAACCAGTTTCACAGGCAGTTGCTTCATCGTCAGGTCGGGGAGTCAGGTGAGGGCCAAGAGCAGGATGGGGTGGAGAAAGTGAAGCAGCAGGAGGTTGCGGAGTATGGCCAGCCAGCAGCTTTGAGGAAAGGGGGACGGTCTGTTAAGGCAAATCTTAATCAG atAAGGTTGCTGGTGTTGTTGGAACCTTTGTCGGATACTCCGCAACTTGAGGTGGTCCGACGGTTACTTGGGTTTGATTGTTCTCTGGGAGCATTGAATAATAAGGTGTGGGTTTTTTGGTACAATGACATGACGTTGAATTTCAAGGAGCTGGCAGAGCAACTCCTTCATATGCACGTTACCTTCTCCTCGGGGTGCTCTATTCAGTTCTCGGCAGTATATGCTCGGTGTACTAGGGTGGGGCGGAGAGATCTGTGGGCAACAATGGGTGCTTTGGCAGGTGAAGTTGTTGGGCCCTGGTTACTGGCAGGGGACTTCAATGTCATATCCAGTATGGAGGAGCGCGCAGGAGGTTCTCCGGCCAATGAAAGAAACATGGAAgaatttaatgattcaattgGCAATTGTGGTTTGACGGAGGTGCCTTTCGATGGTAGTGTATTCACATGGACGAATGGTAGGGTGTGGCAGCGCTTGGATAGGGCCTTAATGAATCAGGATTGGGCTGGTGGGTATGAGTTCTCTCATGTCTCACACTTGTGCAGAGGTCGCTCGGATCATGCTCCACTGTTGATCAGTTGCCAGAATGGGGGTTCTATCAAACGGccatttaaatttctgaatGTCTGGCGGAGGCACTCCGGTTTCTTGGAAGTGGTTCAGCAGGGTTGGGCGATGCCCGTGAAGGGCGACGGTATGACGAAATTTGTTCAAAAACTGCGGGCAGTTAAGGGTTGCCTGCGGGGATGGAATGTCCAGGTGTTTGGCAATATTTTTAACAGGGTCAGAGAGGCTGAGGTTGATCTGAAACAACGGGAGGCGCAATATGACATCCAGAGGGACTCGGGTTCCATATCAGCGCTAGAGGAGGCCAAGGCGATTCATGCGAGGAGCCTGGCATGGGAGTGTGAGTATTGGAGACAGAAGGCTGGCATCCGTTGGTTGCAGGTGGGGGATGCTAATACGGCATTTTTCCATTCGCGATGCCGTCAGCGTCGTAATGTTAATTTTGTGGCTCGCATTAAAGATCAGTCGGGAACATGGGTGGAGGATATCCAGGACATCAAGCGTTCAGCAGTGGATTTCTTTGCCTCTTTGCTAGCCTCCGAACAACATGGATGGCAAGCTCCGGGGTTTCCTTTTACGCTCCCACATCTGGCTGCTGCGGACAATGCCATGTTAAGTGCGCCACCGGACGTGGAAGAATTGAAGGGGGTGGTTTTTGCGTTACAGGCAGATAGTGCTCCGGGCCCTGATGGGTTTGGCGCTGGATTTTACCAGGCTTGTTGGGATATCATTAAGTCTGATTTGTTGGACGCAGTACAGGCTTTCTTCCAGGGTTTGCGTTTACCTAGGAGTTTTACTAGCACTTCTATTCTTCTCCTTCCTAAGGTTACGGGCGCCTCGCAATGGAAGGACTTTAGACCAATCAGTTTGTGCAACGTCTGCTCAAAGATTATTTCTAAGATCGTTTCTGATCGGTTGGGTAGGGTTCTTCCTGCCTTAGTGGACCCCTGGCAGACTGGCTTTGTACCAGGCCGTGGAATCACGGACAACATTCTTCTCACGCAGGAGTTGGTGGCTGATTTAGATCGGCGATTGAGGCACCCGAATCTCATGTTGAAGTTGGATATGGAAAAGGCGTATGACAGGGTCGAGtggtcttttcttttgtttatgctgCGGAAGTTTGGTTTTGAGGAACAGGTGGTAGACATCATTTTTCGTCTGGTGTCTAACAATTGGTTCTCAGTTTTGGTCAATGGGGAGGCTGCGGGTTTTTTTAAGTCCTCAAGGGGGCTTCGGCAGGGTGACCCGGTGTCGCCTgccctttttgttttaattgCCGAGTTTCTAGGCCGAGGGGTGCATCATCTTCTGGCTAATCAGCCGGGCAGGTTGTTTGTTTCGTCAGGGACTCCGGTGCCTTACCTCACTTTTGCGGATGACATGCTAATTTTTACAAGATGCTCGGAGGAGTGCCTGTCTGCAATCAAGGAGTTTCTTACGGCATACCAGGAGGCCTCTGGTCAAAGGGTAAATTGCAGTAAGAGCTCCTTTTTCTTGCCGTCAGGGGCTACTTCACAGCAGGAGGAGGTGGTGCATAGCATTTTGGGTTTTCACCGTCAGTCGTTTCCATTCACCTATTTGGGGGCACCAATTCATAAAGGCCGGCAGCGGAGTGTCTTGTTTGATGATATTGTGTCCAAAATGCGGGCCCGCCTGGGGCACTGGAGTTCTAAGTTGCTATCCTTTGGGGGTAAACTCGTCTTAGCACGGCATGTCCTTGCGTCATTGCCTATGTATCTACTTCAGGTGTTGGATCCTCCCAAGGCGGTTCTCTCTCGGTTAGGCAGGATCTGTAATTCCTTTCTTTGGGATCATCAAGGGGAGAGGCGCATTCATTGGTCGTCCTGGGATAAGTTATGTTTTCCCTATGACGAAGGGGGTCTTGAGTTTAGATCCTTCAAGGACATGGCACGGGCGTTCTCAGCAAAATTATGGTGGCGGTTTAGGCTTGGAGATTCCATCTGGGCTACTTTCATGCAGGCCAAGTACGTCAAAGGGAGTCATCCGTCGGAAGTGTCGGCAATGCGGGCTACAGCTACGTGGCGGCGTCTTGAGGCGATTGGTCCTGTGGTTGAGCCGCACATTAGATGGAGCTTAGGGGAAGGTTTGGTGGATTTTTGGAAGGACAGGTGGGTGTTTCATGAGCCCTTACAGCAGGTTGTGGTTAGTTTGGAGAGGCCTCATTTTCTTGTCTCGGAGTTTCTTACTTTGGGGGGATGGGATGAACGGCGTCTTGCTCGGTGGGTTCCGGAGTTTGTTGTTCGTGCAATTATAGATATACCCTTTGACTTAGCTCAGAAAGATAGAATGGTCTGGTTGCCTTCACCGTCGGGGTGCTTTTCGGTCAAGTCGGCGTGGGAGGTGCTTCGGGGAAGGCGGCATCATTCCTTGGTTGATTCATTATTATGGCCTTCGGTTCTACCAGTAAAAATGTCCTTTTTGGCTTGGCGAGTGGTGCGTAATGCCCTTCCTCTGGATGCGGCGTTGCGATCGCGGGGGCTGGCCTTACCCTCTAGATGTGGGTGTTGTTATCTGGAAGAGGAGGCGCTGCTGCATGTTTTCCTCACGGGTCCGGTCACATCGGAAGTGTGGCGGAGGGTGTCTGGCCGTTTTGGTTTTCAGCTGCAGAATTGCTGGAGTATGGCATCGGTTTTTGTTGCTTGGTATCTCTCTTCTCCGTCATCTTCAAAAAATCATATTCGGGCGTTTATGCCAGTGGTTGTGTGCTGGTTTCTCTGGTTAGCAAGGAATCAGGAGCGCTACCATGGCGTGCGGTGGGGAAGCATTAAGATCATCCACGAGGTGGACGTTTTTTTGGAACAGCTAGGAAGGGCGAATAGGCTTCATCGGTCGCATTTCACGGGAGATGCTGATTGTGATTTGTTTCGTAGTGTTCAAGCCCCGCCTCGAAGGAGGACCCCTCGAGCGATTGCCTGGGTGAAACCGCTTCCTGGGGTGCTTAAACTCAACTCGGACGCTAGTGTGAACCAGGGTAGGGCCTCAGGTGGTGGGTTGCTGCGGGATAGTCAAGGGAAATTGATTTTTGCGTTTTATAAGGAATTCGGGGAGCAGGATGTGTTGTCAGCGGAAAGCTTGGCGTTGCTTTTTGGTCTCAACTTGTGTTTGCAGAGGGGTTTGCGTCCCTCGGTGGTAGAAGTCGATTCCAAGGCGTTGGTGCAATTGGTAGTCTCGGGGGCAATTGCTAAGTGGCCATTATGTAATATCTTGCGGAAAATTAGGAGTCTCCTGGAGGGTTTCTCGGCCACAGTTTCACATATTTTCCGTGAGGCTAACTCCTCGGCGGATAGATTAGCAGCTGTTGGGGCAAGTGGCATTTGCAT